Proteins encoded within one genomic window of Methanosarcina barkeri str. Wiesmoor:
- a CDS encoding radical SAM/SPASM domain-containing protein has product MPDDTYTPAIAAVERWLGNPLTREILKFVAKNDDCGNRLQNSIECYLGIEHDLCLKCRTASWMLSQAMHRSSKLFDINESDIKAGLSDRNFQKGLSNVFRGIARYGITRPQALNAPFLVVWNFTHMCNLKCKHCYQDAQNALPNELTTEESKKLIEELSDAGVALIAFSGGEPLMRKDFFEVVAHAHKHDLYVSLASNGTLITPDVARGLMNAGIDYVEVSIDGKNAAKHDAMRGIPGAFDRSVAGIRNAIDAGVYTCIATTVTRDNIDQIPDIRELGKELGAGRIIYFNFIPTGRGADMMEKDITPRQREELLKYILKNAKNDEGPPELSTAPQIARVAVENEANQGIPVGHVHMGEELKGKTRMLADFIGGCGAGRLYCGIEPTGIVQPCVFMPIQLGNIRDRPFLEIWHNSPVLKQLRDREHLTGSCGSCKNKYICGGCRARAWAYYGDLNAPDPGCINNQAFWDRLGIKPESVRK; this is encoded by the coding sequence ATGCCGGATGACACCTATACTCCTGCTATTGCTGCTGTAGAAAGATGGCTGGGAAATCCTTTGACCAGGGAGATACTTAAGTTTGTAGCCAAGAATGATGATTGTGGCAACCGGCTTCAGAACTCCATAGAATGTTATCTTGGAATAGAACATGATCTCTGCTTAAAATGCAGGACTGCAAGCTGGATGCTCAGTCAAGCCATGCACCGGAGCAGTAAACTTTTTGATATCAATGAATCGGATATCAAAGCCGGACTTTCAGATCGCAACTTCCAGAAGGGGCTGTCAAACGTATTCAGGGGTATTGCCAGGTATGGGATTACCAGGCCCCAGGCATTGAACGCTCCGTTCCTTGTAGTCTGGAACTTTACTCACATGTGCAACCTGAAGTGCAAGCACTGTTATCAGGATGCTCAGAATGCACTTCCCAATGAACTTACCACCGAGGAATCAAAAAAACTCATCGAGGAGCTCTCTGATGCTGGCGTGGCACTGATCGCTTTCTCAGGTGGAGAGCCACTGATGAGGAAGGATTTCTTCGAAGTCGTCGCTCATGCCCACAAACATGATCTGTATGTATCTCTGGCATCAAATGGAACACTGATTACCCCCGATGTGGCTCGGGGTCTCATGAATGCCGGTATCGACTACGTAGAGGTTTCCATTGACGGCAAAAACGCAGCTAAGCACGATGCCATGCGTGGGATTCCAGGGGCCTTCGATAGGAGTGTAGCCGGAATACGGAATGCCATCGATGCCGGAGTTTATACCTGCATTGCAACTACGGTGACCCGAGATAATATTGATCAGATACCTGACATTCGAGAGCTCGGAAAAGAACTCGGAGCAGGACGAATCATATACTTCAACTTTATTCCTACCGGCCGTGGTGCGGACATGATGGAAAAAGATATTACCCCCAGGCAGCGGGAAGAGCTTCTGAAATATATTCTGAAAAATGCTAAAAATGACGAAGGACCTCCGGAACTCTCAACCGCCCCTCAGATAGCAAGAGTGGCAGTCGAAAACGAGGCGAATCAAGGTATTCCTGTCGGGCACGTCCATATGGGGGAAGAATTAAAAGGTAAAACCAGGATGCTTGCCGACTTTATCGGGGGATGCGGGGCAGGGCGCCTCTATTGCGGAATCGAGCCGACAGGAATAGTCCAGCCCTGTGTTTTCATGCCAATTCAACTTGGCAATATCCGCGATCGGCCATTTCTTGAAATCTGGCATAATTCCCCTGTACTAAAACAACTCAGGGACCGGGAGCACCTGACCGGCAGCTGTGGAAGTTGCAAGAACAAATATATCTGTGGAGGTTGCAGGGCACGTGCATGGGCTTATTATGGGGATCTCAATGCTCCTGACCCCGGCTGTATAAATAACCAGGCATTCTGGGATCGCTTAGGCATCAAGCCGGAGTCTGTAAGAAAATAG
- a CDS encoding metal-dependent hydrolase: MSSLTIIGSILPDVIEPSRNKFHRKFFHSIFLIIIFVFLIMTYKELISGNFDNPILTCYFFIGCGSVSHLLMDVITRNGLPLTGL, translated from the coding sequence ATGAGCTCATTAACAATCATTGGATCAATATTACCTGATGTGATTGAACCTTCGAGAAATAAGTTCCATCGAAAGTTCTTCCATTCAATCTTTTTGATAATAATATTTGTATTTTTAATTATGACTTATAAAGAACTAATATCTGGTAATTTTGATAATCCGATATTGACTTGTTATTTCTTTATAGGATGTGGATCTGTTTCTCATCTGTTAATGGATGTGATTACACGTAATGGACTTCCTTTAACCGGATTGTAA
- a CDS encoding type I restriction enzyme HsdR N-terminal domain-containing protein yields MIEEGRKKIKTLVEKFGKNYHEYKNKNYSEAQLRIDFINGLLISLGWDVLNKEGKPQHLREVFVEDRLASDEGDHSWKYPDYTLCCQGERKLFLEAKKLTVPIETHKDSALQIRRYGWTAKLPISILCNFEKLIIYDCRYIVQVRVMMHFLHSGAFMITQNI; encoded by the coding sequence ATGATAGAGGAAGGACGCAAAAAAATAAAAACGCTTGTTGAAAAATTTGGCAAGAATTATCATGAGTACAAAAATAAAAATTATTCTGAAGCTCAATTGAGAATTGACTTTATTAATGGACTACTTATTTCATTGGGTTGGGATGTATTAAATAAAGAAGGAAAACCTCAACATTTACGTGAGGTTTTTGTTGAAGATCGTTTAGCCAGTGATGAAGGTGACCATTCATGGAAATATCCGGATTATACTTTATGCTGTCAAGGTGAAAGAAAGCTTTTTTTAGAGGCTAAGAAACTCACAGTTCCGATAGAAACGCACAAAGACTCGGCATTGCAAATCCGCAGATATGGATGGACTGCAAAACTGCCAATTTCAATCTTGTGTAACTTTGAGAAATTAATTATATATGATTGTAGATATATTGTCCAAGTGAGAGTGATGATGCACTTTTTGCACAGTGGCGCGTTTATGATTACTCAGAATATATAG